One part of the Quercus lobata isolate SW786 chromosome 7, ValleyOak3.0 Primary Assembly, whole genome shotgun sequence genome encodes these proteins:
- the LOC115953927 gene encoding VQ motif-containing protein 25, protein MDDMTNKQTCKPCSTLAHLGMHRDSKKISKTKPKIRIIHIFAPEIIKTDVANFRELVQRLTGKPMEKGCNKKPSRIPRSEESRSASSDKPTVQTNKMELPSGFRSNLDQSRERIKDEEEGILWNAEQSGGFLGSLSELEDYIQDLGDEFPFLPLDASRLHSIEEAQIT, encoded by the coding sequence ATGGATGACatgacaaacaaacaaacctgtAAACCCTGTTCAACTTTAGCCCATCTAGGCATGCACcgagattcaaaaaaaatatccaaaaccAAGCCAAAGATACGCATAATTCACATATTTGCTCCCGAGATCATCAAAACCGACGTAGCCAACTTCCGTGAGTTAGTGCAACGACTCACAGGGAAACCCATGGAAAAGGGTTGCAACAAGAAACCAAGCAGAATTCCCCGAAGTGAAGAGTCAAGAAGTGCTTCATCAGACAAGCCAACAGTACAGACAAACAAAATGGAGCTCCCATCTGGGTTTCGTAGTAATTTGGATCAGTCAAGGGAGAGAATTAAGGACGAGGAAGAAGGGATATTGTGGAATGCTGAGCAATCAGGTGGGTTCTTGGGAAGCCTTTCAGAACTAGAGGATTATATTCAAGACCTTGGTGATGAATTCCCATTTCTTCCTTTGGATGCTTCTCGCTTGCATAGCATTGAAGAAGCTCAAATTACCTAG